The Lewinellaceae bacterium genome has a segment encoding these proteins:
- a CDS encoding DNA alkylation repair protein has translation MSTQLKDLYSPEFYQRLSATLESLLPDFETEAFLQLIFDAEWKNRELKDRMWHTSRVLHQFFPADFGEAAQVIIQLVNKLIAEGFTHASLEFMFLPDYVERFGLEHFNSSIRVFEHITAFSSCEFAVRPFIVKYPDKMIDQMIEWTGHADEHVRRLASEGSRPRLPWAMALPEFKKNPEPILPLLENLKHDPSEYVRRSVANNLNDISKDNPEVTLALAGKWIGTKQETDRLVKHACRTLLKKGDPEALRLFKYGDPGQLEVNNFLILTPEVKMGGALQFSFELSNPGKSTQKVRIEYGLYYLKANGSLSGKVFKISEKIMDPGSVFQCNRKQHFSIITTRRYYPGRHELSVIINGKEKVRESFVLLGD, from the coding sequence ATGAGTACCCAATTAAAAGATCTCTACTCTCCGGAATTTTACCAAAGGCTGTCTGCCACCCTGGAAAGTTTACTTCCCGATTTTGAAACCGAAGCATTTCTGCAGTTGATTTTTGACGCGGAATGGAAAAACCGGGAACTGAAGGATCGTATGTGGCATACGAGTAGGGTACTCCATCAATTTTTTCCTGCTGATTTTGGGGAAGCCGCCCAGGTCATCATTCAATTGGTCAATAAACTTATTGCAGAGGGATTTACTCATGCCTCCCTGGAGTTCATGTTCCTGCCCGATTATGTGGAGCGTTTTGGGTTGGAACATTTTAATAGTTCGATCCGGGTTTTTGAGCATATTACCGCTTTTTCCAGTTGTGAATTTGCCGTAAGGCCCTTCATTGTGAAATATCCCGACAAGATGATCGATCAAATGATCGAGTGGACAGGCCATGCTGATGAACACGTGCGTCGCCTGGCCAGTGAAGGTTCCAGACCCCGTTTGCCCTGGGCCATGGCCCTTCCCGAATTTAAAAAGAACCCGGAACCGATTCTTCCTCTCCTTGAAAATCTAAAACACGACCCTTCCGAGTATGTCCGCCGCAGCGTGGCCAATAATTTAAATGATATTTCAAAAGATAACCCGGAGGTAACTCTGGCCCTTGCCGGTAAATGGATCGGTACCAAACAGGAAACGGATCGGTTGGTCAAGCACGCCTGCCGCACCCTGTTGAAAAAAGGAGACCCTGAAGCGCTCCGGCTTTTTAAATACGGTGATCCGGGCCAACTCGAAGTAAATAATTTTCTGATCCTTACTCCTGAAGTGAAAATGGGTGGAGCCCTTCAGTTTTCTTTTGAATTGAGTAACCCCGGAAAATCGACTCAAAAGGTAAGAATTGAATACGGGCTTTATTATCTCAAAGCCAATGGTTCGCTATCGGGAAAAGTTTTTAAAATATCAGAAAAAATTATGGATCCGGGAAGCGTTTTTCAGTGCAACCGAAAGCAACATTTTAGCATAATTACTACACGGAGATATTACCCTGGTCGACACGAGCTATCGGTCATCATCAATGGGAAAGAGAAGGTCAGGGAATCATTTGTATTGCTCGGAGATTGA
- the hemW gene encoding radical SAM family heme chaperone HemW, protein MAGIYLHIPFCKQACHYCDFHFSTSLKHKAPLLEAMLLELELQKDYLEGEPLGSIYFGGGTPSLLSQAELEMIFEKIYHLFRVDSDAEITLEANPDDLDRAKLNVLQHLPVNRLSIGVQSFFDEDLKSWNRAHNRAEAEACIKGAQDAGFSNLTVDLIYGSPTTSMEHWIYNIDQLLQFEIPHLSCYALTVEEKTALAHFIKTGKAEPPRDEHAARQFEILMEVMQKNGYDHYEISNFAKPEFYAVHNSSYWKGAKYLGIGPSAHSFNGTSRQWNVANNALYIKAIQALSSQEIPATPLFEKETLTLEQQYNEFVMTGLRTIWGCPKASLDHFGKAFKAHFLEKAGLYLESGQMLIVSNAYVLSAKGKLFADQIAADLFVLESE, encoded by the coding sequence GTGGCCGGCATTTACCTCCATATTCCTTTTTGCAAACAGGCGTGCCATTACTGCGATTTCCATTTTTCAACTTCCCTGAAGCACAAAGCACCTCTTTTGGAAGCCATGTTGCTGGAATTGGAACTTCAAAAGGATTACCTGGAAGGAGAACCCCTTGGTTCCATTTATTTTGGCGGAGGAACGCCCTCTTTATTGTCCCAGGCAGAATTGGAAATGATTTTTGAAAAAATTTACCACCTGTTCCGGGTGGATTCCGATGCCGAAATCACCCTGGAAGCCAATCCCGACGACCTGGACAGGGCAAAGCTGAATGTCCTTCAGCATCTTCCCGTAAACAGGCTGAGTATCGGGGTGCAATCCTTTTTTGATGAAGACCTGAAATCCTGGAACAGGGCACATAACAGGGCTGAGGCAGAAGCTTGTATTAAAGGCGCGCAGGATGCGGGGTTTAGCAATTTGACGGTTGATCTCATTTATGGCTCGCCCACCACTTCAATGGAGCACTGGATTTACAATATCGATCAGTTGCTTCAATTTGAAATCCCTCACCTTTCCTGTTACGCGCTCACCGTGGAAGAAAAAACAGCCCTGGCGCATTTCATCAAAACAGGGAAGGCCGAACCGCCCCGTGATGAACATGCTGCAAGGCAGTTTGAAATCCTCATGGAAGTCATGCAAAAAAACGGGTATGACCATTATGAAATTTCCAATTTTGCCAAACCTGAGTTTTATGCCGTGCACAATTCCTCCTACTGGAAGGGGGCAAAATACCTGGGCATCGGTCCTTCAGCCCATTCTTTTAATGGCACCTCCAGGCAATGGAATGTTGCGAACAATGCCTTGTACATCAAGGCTATTCAGGCTTTGAGCAGTCAGGAAATACCCGCTACTCCACTCTTTGAGAAGGAAACGCTCACCCTGGAACAGCAATACAATGAATTTGTCATGACCGGCCTGCGCACCATTTGGGGCTGCCCTAAAGCATCGCTGGATCATTTCGGAAAAGCATTTAAAGCCCATTTTTTGGAAAAGGCCGGTCTGTATTTGGAAAGCGGGCAAATGCTGATCGTCTCAAATGCCTATGTCTTATCAGCAAAAGGCAAGCTGTTCGCAGATCAGATTGCAGCCGATTTATTTGTGCTGGAATCGGAATGA
- a CDS encoding helix-turn-helix domain-containing protein, whose amino-acid sequence MKTTTQSDRIIFGLKVRQLRQGKQLSFADLSKLANVSVSYLNEIEKGKKYPKEDKITALSKALEVPYEQLISSELDSSLAPVTELLQSNFLNELPLDLFGIEVAKVVEIIANAPSRVGAFISTLLEISRNYALKEEHFYFGALRSYLELHDNYFQELEDAVEQFKKQYDLAPGKPVPGSILKQILESDFGYTITEDGLSQYEDLQDMRSVFLQHKKQLLLNGGLSESQKTFQYGKEIAFNYLKLKERAGTSSLLKPKTFEEVLNHSKGIYFSVALRVPLDDFVKEIGLLFKSPVWDAGAFLGLITKYEASPEIIYHRLTNVLPKYFGIKKLYFLRFTYGQAEAKYKIDRELHLSYRHPPHSNGLSEHYCRRWVAVSLLKEFEEKQKEEGVTNAITRAQRSHYVDSDEEYLNLTIARSGHPGQGQNVSVTIGMLVDKNLEEQILFLNDPSIQTKNVNRTCERCIMQDCKERVAEPMVIIKRQKLHKIQEVIRHLDEIQ is encoded by the coding sequence ATGAAGACAACAACACAAAGTGATCGGATCATCTTCGGCTTAAAAGTAAGACAATTGCGGCAAGGCAAGCAACTTTCTTTTGCAGATTTGTCAAAACTGGCGAATGTGTCCGTTTCCTACCTGAATGAAATTGAGAAAGGTAAAAAATATCCCAAGGAAGATAAGATCACTGCATTGTCAAAAGCGCTGGAGGTTCCTTACGAACAACTCATTTCATCGGAACTGGACAGCAGTCTTGCTCCGGTTACGGAATTGTTGCAGTCCAATTTTTTAAATGAACTGCCTTTGGATCTTTTTGGCATTGAAGTGGCAAAAGTCGTTGAAATTATTGCCAATGCTCCTTCGAGAGTAGGAGCCTTTATTTCGACTTTACTTGAAATTTCAAGAAATTACGCGCTTAAGGAAGAGCATTTTTATTTTGGTGCCCTTAGGTCTTATCTTGAATTGCATGATAATTATTTTCAGGAGCTGGAGGATGCTGTTGAACAATTTAAAAAGCAGTATGATCTGGCTCCCGGCAAGCCTGTCCCGGGGAGTATTTTAAAACAAATTCTTGAGTCTGACTTTGGTTATACCATTACGGAGGATGGCTTGTCTCAATATGAAGATTTACAGGACATGCGTTCTGTTTTTCTGCAGCACAAAAAACAACTTCTGCTTAACGGAGGACTAAGTGAATCCCAGAAAACTTTCCAGTACGGGAAAGAAATTGCCTTTAATTATTTAAAACTAAAAGAACGGGCCGGAACATCTTCCCTGTTGAAACCCAAAACCTTTGAAGAAGTACTCAATCATTCCAAGGGAATCTATTTCTCTGTGGCCTTGCGGGTACCGCTTGATGATTTTGTTAAGGAAATCGGTTTATTATTTAAATCTCCGGTTTGGGATGCTGGTGCTTTTCTTGGGTTGATTACAAAATATGAGGCTTCTCCTGAAATCATTTATCATCGGTTGACCAATGTGCTGCCCAAATATTTCGGGATCAAAAAATTGTATTTCCTGAGATTTACCTATGGCCAGGCCGAGGCTAAATATAAAATTGACAGGGAGCTGCATTTGTCTTACCGACATCCTCCCCATAGCAACGGGCTGTCCGAGCATTATTGCCGCAGATGGGTAGCCGTTTCCCTGCTGAAAGAATTTGAGGAAAAACAAAAGGAAGAAGGAGTTACCAATGCGATTACAAGAGCCCAGCGATCTCATTATGTTGACAGCGATGAAGAATATTTGAATCTGACTATTGCCCGGTCCGGGCATCCGGGGCAGGGGCAGAATGTCAGCGTTACGATAGGAATGCTTGTGGATAAAAACCTCGAAGAACAAATCCTGTTTTTAAATGATCCTTCCATTCAAACGAAAAACGTCAATCGCACCTGTGAAAGATGCATTATGCAAGATTGCAAGGAAAGGGTGGCAGAACCTATGGTAATTATCAAGCGGCAAAAACTCCACAAAATCCAGGAAGTTATCCGGCACCTGGATGAAATTCAATAA
- a CDS encoding TetR/AcrR family transcriptional regulator: MSEKQQTELVIKEAARQVFLRKGFSGARMQDIADNAGINKALLHYYYRSKEKLFDVIFMEQFSELIGQLKQGLDSGLDLFEKIEFFIDKYISVLEKNPYLPLFVINEISKDQERFIGRIKKFDAFPEAAAMVGMMLQAMEDGKIKRYHPFHLLMNIISMSVFPFLAKPMLISISGISEADWKELMKERKEEVKRFVFSALSV; encoded by the coding sequence ATGAGTGAAAAGCAACAAACAGAGTTGGTCATAAAGGAAGCGGCGAGGCAGGTTTTTCTCCGAAAAGGATTTTCAGGAGCCAGGATGCAGGATATTGCCGACAATGCCGGCATCAATAAAGCATTACTGCACTATTATTATCGGTCCAAGGAAAAACTATTTGATGTGATCTTTATGGAGCAGTTCAGTGAATTGATCGGTCAATTAAAGCAAGGACTGGATAGTGGGCTGGATCTGTTTGAAAAAATAGAGTTCTTCATTGACAAGTACATCTCCGTATTGGAAAAGAATCCTTATTTGCCTTTGTTTGTGATCAATGAGATCAGTAAGGATCAGGAGAGGTTTATCGGAAGAATAAAAAAATTCGATGCTTTTCCGGAAGCGGCGGCTATGGTGGGCATGATGTTGCAGGCCATGGAGGACGGCAAGATTAAAAGGTACCATCCTTTTCATTTACTGATGAACATTATTTCGATGTCGGTATTCCCTTTTTTGGCCAAACCAATGTTGATTTCCATTTCCGGAATCAGCGAGGCCGACTGGAAGGAATTGATGAAAGAGCGTAAGGAAGAGGTGAAGCGATTCGTTTTTAGCGCACTATCCGTTTAG
- a CDS encoding TolC family protein, with protein sequence MKSVTLILVTLLLLVSNLHELYGQQKISLDQCYQWAETYYPLAKQKGLNEAYTQVQMDIIEADKKPKISWNAQASLQSEALKVNFPIPGIDPIELPIYKLQTTLDAGYLLYDGGLAKAKQAVEQAGLAAKNQAIDVELYQIKDRIDQYFWGLAMLGVQDSILLNAGKTIDTKLKTLEAAVEFGVVLPSQVKKLQVEKLKLETQREALAGKRKSLLSLLSEATGQSLEESVELVLPELVSEVLTTTLERPEQALFDFQKQQILSNAAMLDAKKKPKVSAFIQAGLGYPNPLNFFDDSVSPFAITGVKFAWDIFDWGATDKQKQALQIQAQLVDNKRETFEFNLNALRGKYVEEVTALENQLLTDKAIVTLQEDILNDYSSQLDNGVITATDYTTQLNEGIQARLQLEVHRLQIQQLKSEYLTKMGR encoded by the coding sequence ATGAAGTCAGTAACCTTAATTTTAGTAACGCTGCTGCTGTTGGTGTCCAATCTGCATGAATTATATGGCCAACAGAAAATCAGCCTGGATCAATGTTATCAATGGGCGGAGACATATTACCCTTTGGCGAAGCAAAAAGGGTTAAACGAAGCCTATACCCAGGTGCAAATGGATATTATAGAAGCGGACAAAAAGCCAAAAATTTCCTGGAACGCCCAGGCCAGCCTTCAGTCAGAGGCTTTGAAGGTCAATTTTCCAATACCCGGAATTGATCCGATAGAATTGCCGATCTACAAATTACAAACCACTTTAGATGCAGGTTACTTGCTTTATGACGGTGGTTTGGCGAAAGCAAAGCAGGCCGTTGAACAGGCCGGGCTGGCCGCTAAAAACCAGGCCATTGACGTCGAATTGTACCAAATCAAGGATCGTATTGATCAATATTTTTGGGGATTGGCGATGTTGGGGGTTCAGGACAGTATTTTGTTGAATGCCGGCAAAACTATTGACACCAAGCTAAAAACACTGGAGGCAGCGGTTGAGTTTGGGGTGGTTCTGCCTTCCCAGGTAAAAAAATTACAGGTAGAAAAACTCAAACTTGAAACACAACGGGAAGCCCTTGCCGGAAAAAGGAAAAGTTTGTTGTCTTTGCTTTCAGAAGCTACCGGGCAGTCCCTGGAAGAATCAGTGGAACTTGTTTTACCTGAACTGGTTTCAGAAGTCTTGACGACCACCCTTGAACGGCCCGAGCAAGCCCTGTTTGATTTTCAAAAGCAACAGATACTTTCCAATGCTGCCATGCTCGATGCCAAAAAGAAACCCAAAGTCAGTGCTTTTATTCAGGCGGGACTCGGTTATCCCAATCCTTTGAATTTCTTTGACGATTCGGTGAGCCCATTTGCCATTACGGGGGTGAAGTTTGCCTGGGATATCTTTGATTGGGGAGCGACCGATAAGCAAAAGCAGGCGCTTCAAATACAGGCGCAACTGGTGGACAATAAGCGGGAAACGTTCGAATTTAACCTCAATGCACTCAGGGGGAAGTACGTGGAAGAGGTAACGGCTTTGGAAAATCAGCTTTTAACAGATAAGGCTATTGTAACCTTACAGGAAGATATCCTCAATGATTATTCCTCTCAACTGGATAACGGGGTCATTACCGCCACCGATTATACTACCCAGTTGAATGAAGGCATACAGGCGCGGTTGCAACTGGAAGTCCATCGATTACAAATACAACAACTCAAATCAGAATATCTAACTAAAATGGGAAGATAG
- a CDS encoding HlyD family efflux transporter periplasmic adaptor subunit yields MYKFSLILSAIGIMVFFSCGKEEKRADAYGNFETTSTIISAESNGKLLSLNVEEGQVMEAGQLVAVIDTTPLVLQKQQLLSRINAIRSKTQDPGPQIDVLKEQKQTLLHEQQRIKNLLADQAATPKQLDDITAQIAIVDKQIDAAKRQAGTANTGILSEIEPVRTQIDVLEEQIRKCYIYNPVKGTVLTKLAEPSEIVAFGKPLYRIANLETLTLRAYVSGDQLGSVMVGQQVEVLTDGPDGTMERQKGTVSWVSETSEFTPKTIQTKAERVNLVYAIKIMVKNDGSLKIGMPAEVNFLSTTSNQ; encoded by the coding sequence ATGTATAAATTCAGCTTAATCCTATCAGCAATTGGCATAATGGTTTTTTTCTCCTGCGGAAAGGAGGAAAAACGGGCAGATGCCTATGGTAACTTTGAAACGACCAGTACTATTATCAGTGCCGAGTCCAATGGAAAATTATTGTCCCTGAATGTAGAGGAAGGACAGGTCATGGAAGCCGGCCAACTCGTCGCCGTGATTGACACGACTCCATTGGTTTTGCAAAAACAACAATTGCTTTCCCGCATCAATGCCATTCGCAGCAAAACCCAGGATCCGGGTCCACAAATCGATGTGCTTAAGGAGCAGAAGCAAACCCTTTTGCATGAACAACAGCGCATAAAAAATCTATTGGCGGATCAGGCGGCCACTCCAAAGCAACTGGATGATATCACCGCACAGATTGCCATTGTAGACAAGCAGATCGATGCTGCAAAACGGCAGGCCGGGACCGCGAATACAGGAATACTCAGCGAAATCGAACCGGTGCGTACCCAGATCGATGTGCTGGAGGAGCAGATCAGGAAATGTTACATCTATAATCCGGTCAAAGGAACCGTTTTAACCAAACTGGCCGAGCCTTCAGAAATCGTCGCCTTTGGAAAACCTTTATACAGGATTGCCAACCTCGAAACTTTGACACTAAGGGCTTATGTCAGCGGAGACCAGTTGGGTTCAGTGATGGTAGGTCAGCAAGTGGAAGTTTTGACCGACGGACCGGACGGTACCATGGAACGGCAAAAAGGAACGGTAAGCTGGGTTTCCGAAACCTCGGAATTTACCCCAAAAACCATCCAGACCAAAGCAGAAAGGGTAAACCTGGTGTATGCGATTAAGATCATGGTAAAAAATGACGGATCCCTTAAGATCGGTATGCCGGCAGAAGTAAATTTCCTTTCCACCACCAGCAACCAGTAA
- a CDS encoding ABC transporter ATP-binding protein yields the protein MENHHAITVNNISKSYGEEQALRDISFDVEQGEIFGLIGPDGAGKTTLFRILTTLILADSGNATVEGKDVVKDFKKIRKTIGYMPGRFSLYQDLTVLENLEFFATIFGTTIEKNYDLVKEIYQQIEPFKNRRAGQLSGGMKQKLALSCALIHKPEVLFLDEPTTGVDAVSRSEFWDMLKRLKKKGITILVSTPYMDEASRCDRIALIQKGQILSIDTPEKITQQYDLNLYAISSDNRYRLLQDLRTFDQSETVFSFGHKMHLSTKKPLDESSLRSYLTDQGHQDIEVDKISAGIEDCFMELLRDEGVASGRD from the coding sequence ATGGAAAATCATCACGCCATCACGGTAAACAACATCAGCAAATCCTACGGGGAAGAGCAGGCTCTTCGTGACATCAGTTTTGACGTGGAGCAGGGGGAAATATTCGGGCTCATCGGACCAGACGGCGCAGGAAAAACTACCTTGTTCAGGATTTTAACCACGTTGATCCTGGCGGATAGCGGGAATGCCACCGTCGAAGGGAAGGATGTCGTTAAAGATTTTAAAAAAATCCGGAAGACCATTGGTTATATGCCGGGAAGGTTCTCCCTCTACCAGGATCTGACGGTTTTGGAAAACCTGGAATTTTTCGCTACGATCTTTGGTACGACCATTGAAAAGAATTACGATTTGGTCAAGGAAATTTATCAGCAAATCGAACCTTTTAAAAATAGGAGAGCCGGACAACTTTCAGGAGGGATGAAGCAAAAACTGGCCTTGTCCTGTGCGTTGATCCACAAACCGGAAGTGTTGTTCCTCGACGAACCGACCACCGGGGTGGATGCCGTATCCCGGAGTGAATTCTGGGATATGTTGAAACGGTTGAAGAAAAAAGGGATCACGATCCTGGTTTCCACGCCTTATATGGATGAAGCCAGCAGATGCGACCGAATAGCACTGATCCAGAAAGGACAGATTTTGTCCATTGATACGCCGGAAAAAATTACACAACAGTACGATCTCAATTTGTATGCCATTTCTTCGGATAACCGCTACCGCCTCCTGCAGGATTTGAGGACTTTTGATCAGTCGGAAACCGTTTTTTCTTTTGGCCACAAAATGCATTTATCGACCAAAAAACCATTGGACGAATCTTCCCTCCGAAGTTATCTGACGGATCAAGGTCACCAGGATATTGAGGTCGATAAAATTTCGGCAGGCATTGAAGATTGTTTTATGGAATTGTTGCGGGATGAAGGGGTCGCGAGTGGGCGGGATTAG
- a CDS encoding ABC transporter ATP-binding protein, translating to MKGSRVGGISLEWQEVGINKEKIKKIVEYAIEVKKLTKKFGAFTAVDAISFEVKPGEIFGFLGANGAGKTTAMRMLSGLSMPTSGEASVAGFDVYLEQEKIKKNIGYMSQKFSLYEDLTINENIRFFGGIYGLPLREIKAKTKVLLQELQLEGSARKLTGSLPLGWKQKLAFSVALFHNPKIVFLDEPTGGVDPITRRQFWEMIYAASEKGVTVFVTTHYMDEAEYCDRVSIMVDGVIAAMDTPSKLKENFKAASMDEVFLKLARGAS from the coding sequence ATGAAGGGGTCGCGAGTGGGCGGGATTAGCCTGGAGTGGCAAGAGGTTGGTATTAATAAAGAGAAAATCAAAAAAATAGTGGAATACGCAATAGAAGTAAAGAAGTTAACCAAGAAATTCGGGGCTTTCACCGCTGTGGATGCCATTAGCTTTGAGGTGAAACCGGGGGAGATTTTCGGATTCCTGGGGGCCAATGGAGCGGGAAAAACGACGGCCATGCGGATGTTGTCGGGCCTTTCGATGCCGACTTCCGGAGAGGCCAGCGTTGCTGGATTTGATGTGTACCTGGAACAGGAAAAGATCAAAAAGAATATCGGTTATATGAGTCAGAAATTTTCTCTTTATGAAGATCTGACCATCAATGAAAATATACGTTTTTTTGGAGGGATTTACGGCCTTCCGTTGAGGGAGATAAAAGCCAAAACAAAAGTGCTTTTGCAGGAACTCCAGCTGGAAGGTTCGGCCAGGAAGCTCACAGGATCCTTGCCCTTGGGCTGGAAGCAAAAACTGGCTTTTTCGGTAGCCCTTTTCCACAATCCCAAAATTGTATTCCTCGATGAACCTACCGGCGGGGTGGATCCTATTACAAGAAGGCAATTCTGGGAGATGATTTATGCCGCTTCTGAAAAAGGGGTGACGGTTTTTGTGACGACCCACTACATGGATGAAGCTGAATATTGCGACCGTGTTTCCATCATGGTGGATGGGGTAATCGCGGCCATGGATACTCCTTCGAAGTTAAAAGAAAATTTTAAGGCGGCTTCCATGGATGAGGTGTTTTTGAAATTAGCTAGAGGAGCATCATAA
- a CDS encoding ABC transporter permease yields the protein MKVFIAFVKKEFFHILRDKRTLLILFGMPIVQVLIFGYAVTNDFKGATIAVFDQSKDDLSIELTERLEVSGHFKIVKSIKTQDDIHNAFKAGKIKLAVIIPPDFSAKFYGAGNAPVQFIADGTEPNTATMLINYASLMLRQFQAKKQEGYVMPFAIGIETQMVYNPELKSVYMFVPGVMTMILLLISAMMTSLTLAREKELGTMELLLVSPLHPMLIIIGKVTPYILLSMIIGLFILAMGVFIFGVPVIGSLALLLLLSLLFIITCLALGIFISSMTNNQQTAMIVSLMALMMPTMLLSGFVFPIESMPKLLQGISYIVPAKYFIVILKDIMLKGSPFSFIWKEVAFLGGITLIFLGLSLKSFKIRIE from the coding sequence ATGAAAGTATTTATAGCATTTGTAAAAAAAGAGTTTTTCCATATCCTGAGGGATAAGCGGACGTTGCTTATTCTTTTTGGGATGCCTATTGTTCAGGTTTTAATATTTGGATATGCCGTGACGAATGATTTTAAAGGTGCAACCATTGCTGTCTTTGATCAATCTAAAGATGATTTGAGCATTGAGCTTACCGAACGATTGGAAGTGAGCGGTCATTTTAAAATTGTCAAATCCATTAAGACACAGGACGATATCCACAATGCTTTTAAAGCAGGAAAAATAAAGCTGGCCGTTATTATTCCGCCAGATTTTTCAGCAAAATTTTATGGAGCAGGAAATGCCCCGGTTCAGTTCATCGCTGACGGGACAGAGCCCAATACCGCTACGATGCTGATCAATTATGCCTCGTTAATGTTACGGCAATTTCAGGCGAAAAAGCAGGAAGGTTACGTTATGCCATTTGCTATTGGCATAGAAACGCAAATGGTTTATAATCCCGAATTAAAAAGTGTTTACATGTTTGTTCCCGGGGTGATGACGATGATTTTATTGCTTATCTCCGCCATGATGACCTCCCTTACCCTGGCACGCGAAAAAGAACTGGGAACGATGGAACTGCTTTTGGTCTCTCCTCTGCATCCCATGTTGATCATAATCGGAAAAGTAACCCCTTACATTTTACTTTCCATGATTATAGGATTGTTTATTCTGGCGATGGGGGTTTTCATTTTTGGCGTTCCTGTGATAGGCAGTCTTGCATTACTGTTGTTGTTAAGTTTGTTGTTCATCATTACTTGTCTGGCATTGGGTATATTCATTTCCTCCATGACGAATAACCAGCAAACCGCCATGATCGTATCGCTCATGGCCCTGATGATGCCGACCATGCTGCTTTCAGGGTTTGTTTTCCCCATAGAGAGTATGCCTAAATTACTCCAGGGGATCTCGTATATCGTTCCCGCCAAATATTTTATTGTCATTTTGAAAGACATAATGTTGAAGGGCAGCCCCTTTAGTTTTATTTGGAAAGAAGTCGCTTTTTTGGGAGGGATCACCCTCATTTTTCTGGGGCTAAGCCTTAAGAGTTTTAAAATAAGAATTGAATAA
- a CDS encoding ABC transporter permease, translating into MRTIFIILKKELLQVFRNKAMLPILTVIPIVQLILLSYAASNEVKNLGLVIYDADHSDYSRQLRDKFAASGYFVLKAMTDDMEGADVLLQSDEADIVLNIPAGFERDLLRNQVTEVQLRVNAINGSKGGLAGSYAATVIGDFNKQKLPEALRTASVRVQKMPGFNVTFSNWYNPTLDYKIFMVPGILAALVTILTLLLSAMNVVREKELGTIEQINVTPILKYQFIIGKLIPFLFIGLFDLVLGLAFAKLFFNIPIVGDLWLIFAFCIVNIIAILGIGLLISTTADTQQQAMFIAWFFMMIFLLMGGLFTPVESMPKWAQYFTVPNPIYHFVEVMRMVMLKGSGFQDIKQHFYIMGGLAVGINALAVWTYRKRG; encoded by the coding sequence ATGCGCACGATATTTATCATATTAAAAAAGGAATTGTTGCAGGTCTTTCGCAATAAAGCGATGTTGCCTATTTTAACGGTTATCCCTATAGTGCAGCTCATTTTGTTGTCTTATGCTGCGAGTAATGAAGTGAAAAATCTGGGGCTCGTCATTTACGATGCCGACCATTCTGATTATTCCAGGCAGTTGCGGGATAAGTTTGCCGCCTCAGGGTATTTTGTCCTTAAGGCCATGACAGACGACATGGAAGGCGCCGATGTTTTATTGCAATCTGACGAAGCTGACATTGTGTTGAATATTCCTGCCGGTTTTGAAAGAGATTTGTTGCGAAACCAGGTGACAGAAGTTCAGTTGAGGGTAAATGCCATCAATGGTTCAAAAGGGGGACTGGCCGGTTCTTATGCCGCTACGGTTATTGGTGATTTTAATAAACAAAAATTACCGGAGGCTCTTCGTACCGCTTCGGTGCGGGTGCAAAAAATGCCCGGATTTAACGTTACTTTCTCCAATTGGTACAATCCCACACTGGATTATAAAATTTTCATGGTACCGGGAATCCTGGCTGCCCTGGTCACAATATTAACCTTGTTATTATCCGCAATGAATGTGGTGCGTGAAAAAGAATTGGGTACCATAGAACAAATCAACGTTACCCCGATATTGAAATACCAGTTTATCATAGGGAAATTAATACCATTTTTGTTCATCGGCCTTTTTGACCTGGTGCTGGGACTCGCCTTTGCCAAGCTCTTTTTTAATATCCCCATTGTTGGGGACTTATGGCTGATCTTCGCTTTTTGTATCGTAAATATTATTGCTATTCTGGGAATAGGGTTGCTCATCTCAACTACGGCAGATACTCAGCAACAAGCGATGTTCATCGCCTGGTTTTTTATGATGATTTTCCTGCTGATGGGAGGACTTTTTACCCCGGTGGAAAGTATGCCAAAGTGGGCGCAGTATTTTACTGTTCCCAACCCGATTTATCACTTCGTTGAAGTAATGCGTATGGTGATGCTTAAAGGCAGCGGGTTCCAGGATATTAAACAACATTTTTATATCATGGGAGGACTGGCTGTGGGGATCAATGCTTTGGCGGTTTGGACTTATCGGAAACGGGGGTAG